One Canis lupus dingo isolate Sandy chromosome 29, ASM325472v2, whole genome shotgun sequence genomic region harbors:
- the GDF6 gene encoding growth/differentiation factor 6: MDAPRVLLSAVFLVGFLWDLPGFQQASIPSSSPSAQPAAAKGTRSRRDGRAPRDRAPREPLEPEPPEPQPPGGAARAVPHDYMLSVYRTHSIAEKLGINASLFQSSGAANTITSFVDRGRDAAARAPLRRQEYVFDVSALPEREELVGAELRLFRRAPPPPRGPPRPLRLQLSPCLSPRLLGARTLSPQGPPRAGWEVFDVRPGLRPPPRGPLCLELRAAWAGAGAGAGAGAGAGAGAGAGARGPGPGPDLRSLGFGRGARRPQERALLVVFSRSRRRSLLAEARGRPGGGRAPAPGTPLAAPWPPPPGRRRRTALASRHGKRHGKKSRLRCGKKPLHVNFKELGWDDWIIAPLEYEAFHCEGVCDFPLRSHLEPTNHAIIQTLMNSMDPGSTPPSCCVPTRLTPISILYIDAGNNVVYKQYEDMVVESCGCR; this comes from the exons atGGATGCGCCCCGGGTGCTGCTGTCGGCCGTGTTCCTCGTCGGCTTCCTGTGGGATCTGCCCGGCTTCCAGCAGGCTTCCATCCCCTCGTCCTCGCCGTCCGCGCAGCCGGCCGCCGCCAAGGGGACGCGGAGCCGCAGGGACGGGAGGGCGCCTCGGGACCGGGCGCCGCGGGAGCCCCTGGAGCCGGAGCCCCCGGAGCCCCAGCCCCCCGGCGGGGCCGCGCGCGCGGTGCCGCACGACTACATGCTGTCGGTCTACAGGACCCACTCCATCGCCGAGAAGCTGGGCATCAACGCCAGCCTCTTCCAGTCCTCCGGGGCGGCCAACACCATCACCAGCTTCGTGGACAGGGGCCGAG ACGCCGCCGCGCGCGCCCCGCTGCGGAGGCAGGAGTACGTGTTCGACGTGTCGGCGCTGCCGGAGCGCGAGGAGCTGGTGGGCGCCGAGCTGAGGCTGTTCCGccgcgcgccgcccccgccccggggcccgccGCGGCCGCTGCGCCTGCAGCTGTCGCCCTGCCTGTCGCCGCGGCTGCTGGGCGCGCGGACCCTGTCCCCGCAGGGGCCGCCGCGGGCCGGCTGGGAGGTGTTCGACGTGCGGCCCGGCCTGCGCCCGCCGCCGCGGGGCCCGCTGTGCCTGGAGCTGCGCGCCgcctgggccggggcgggggcgggggcgggggccggggccggggcgggggccggggccggggccggggcgcgggggccggggccggggccggaccTGCGGAGCCTGGGCTTCGGccggggggcgcggcggccgcAGGAGCGCGCGCTGCTCGTCGTGTTCTCGCGCTCGCGGCGCCGCAGCCTGTTGGCCGAggcgcgggggcggccgggcggggggcgggcgcctGCCCCGGGGACCCCGCTGGCCGCGCCctggccgcccccgcccggccgccggCGGCGCACGGCCCTCGCCAGCCGGCACGGCAAGCGGCACGGCAAGAAGTCGAGGCTGCGCTGCGGCAAGAAGCCCCTGCACGTGAACTTCAAGGAGCTGGGCTGGGACGACTGGATCATCGCGCCGCTGGAGTACGAGGCCTTCCACTGCGAGGGCGTGTGCGACTTCCCGCTGCGCTCGCACCTGGAGCCCACCAACCACGCCATCATCCAGACGCTCATGAACTCCATGGACCCCGGCTCCACGCCGCCCAGCTGCTGCGTGCCCACCAGGCTCACCCCCATCAGCATCCTGTACATCGACGCGGGCAACAACGTGGTCTACAAGCAGTACGAGGACATGGTGGTGGAGTCCTGCGGCTGCAGGTAG